The stretch of DNA GATGATCAGAAAGATGAAAGGAATCCAATTCGGGCGTCGCCAGTGGCTCATGGTGATTGGTCTGGTAATTCTATTAGCCGGTTTGTCAGCCTGCCTGCATTATGTGACGTACAAACATTACAAAGATCATCCGAAAGCTTTTGTTGATGTTCTTTTCCAGCAGGTTATCTGGTGGTCACCATGGATTCCACTTGTTCCTTTGATCATCCGGACGGCCCAGCGATTCCCGGTAGAAAAAAACAAATGGCTGCGATCCCTTTTCATACATGCTGGTTTCTGTTTGATTTTTTCTCTCGTACATCTCACTATGTACGTTACATTTTGCTGGATTCTCGGAGGCCAAACCTGGCTCTACGTCGCAGAGAAAAATAACGAAGGGTACTTCCCTGTTCTATGGCAACTGCTGACTTCACCAACCAAGGTCAATTTCCGGTTGCGCCTTCTCATTTACGCAATCATTGTTCTTGTGAGCCTTACGATCGATTATTACAAACGTTTTCAAAAACGTGAATTGGACCTGAGCAAGCTGGAAAAGCAACTAGCTGATGCTCAATTGCAAGCATTGAAGATGCAGCTTCATCCGCACTTCCTGTTTAACACGCTCAACTCCGTATCCGCTCTCATGTATAAAGATGTGCAGGCCGCAGAAGAGATGATCCTCAAATTGACCAACTTCCTGCACATGACGCTGGAAAGCTCCGGCTCGCAGGAAGTCACTCTGAAAAAGGAGCTCGACTTTTTGAATTACTACCTCCAGATTGAGCAAATCAGATTTCAGGACCGTCTTGCCGTTGAAATGAAAATCGATCCGATGACACTGGATGCGCGCGTTCCGAATTTGATCATGCAACCGATCGTTGAAAACGCCATACGGCACGGAATTGCAACGAGGGCGTCCCAGGGTCATATTGAGATCCGCGCAAAGAGACAGAACGGTGTGATTCAACTTCAAGTCCAGGACAATGGCCCCGGACTCGAAGTCGAAAACGGTGAGATTCGCGAGGGTGTTGGATTAAGCAATACGCGTCTCCGCCTGCAACAAATCTATGGA from bacterium encodes:
- a CDS encoding histidine kinase translates to MMIRKMKGIQFGRRQWLMVIGLVILLAGLSACLHYVTYKHYKDHPKAFVDVLFQQVIWWSPWIPLVPLIIRTAQRFPVEKNKWLRSLFIHAGFCLIFSLVHLTMYVTFCWILGGQTWLYVAEKNNEGYFPVLWQLLTSPTKVNFRLRLLIYAIIVLVSLTIDYYKRFQKRELDLSKLEKQLADAQLQALKMQLHPHFLFNTLNSVSALMYKDVQAAEEMILKLTNFLHMTLESSGSQEVTLKKELDFLNYYLQIEQIRFQDRLAVEMKIDPMTLDARVPNLIMQPIVENAIRHGIATRASQGHIEIRAKRQNGVIQLQVQDNGPGLEVENGEIREGVGLSNTRLRLQQIYGDTYRFDLMNAPEGGVVATVELPYQK